The genomic stretch AGCTCCAGCTTCAATCATCTTTTTAGTTAATAAATAAGTAGCTTCTTCATTACCAAAACCTGCATCTATATCTGCTATAATTGGAACGATATGCGTTTCAAAATTATCTATTTGATCTTGTACGTCTTCTCCGTTTTCTTTTCTTCGGAATAAATCATTTAATTCAATTGCGTCTGCTTGACGTAAGAAATCATAAATTTCTGCAATTAAACTTGGTACTGCTGTTTTTTCGTGCATTGATTGATCTGGCAATGGTCCAAATTCCGAACGTAAAGCAGCAACCATCCAACCTGACAAATACAAATAACTTTTATTTGTTGTTTTATGATGTTTTTTTACAGCAATCATTTTTTGTTGCGCCACAAAACCATGCCAGCAACCTAAAGATTGTGTATAATTTGACGAATCTGCATCATATTCCGCCATATCTTTTCTCATGATTGCAGCTGTATATTTAGCAATATCTAAACCTGTTTTAAAACGGTTTTGAGTTGCCATTCTTGCAGCACTTTCAGAATTTATAGCATTCCAAGAGTTGCCATATTTTGCTTTTAAATTTCTTACTGTTTCTAATACTGAACTATAATTTGTTTGTGCTAAATTTTTCATAATTTTGTGTTGTTAAATAAGTTATTGTTAATAGCTTTCCCCTTAAAATGTTGCCGCATTTTTTGGGGCTTTTTTTTATATATATGTGTATGCTGAAAGCGTTAAAAACTCTTTATAATCTTTTGATAAAACTAATTGATCAAACAACTCTATTGCAAGTTTAAACTTACCATTTGTAAAATTCTCTTCGCCAACTAATTTTTTTAATTTCTCTACTTCTTCCCTTTTTAATAACTGATACATTGCCATATTAAAAGTTCTTCCGTCTTCAATTTTAACGTTATTGTGCAACCATAGCCAAACTTGCGTTCTCGATATTTCGGCAGTTGCAGCATCTTCCATTAAGTTATATAATGCTGCTGCACCATTTCCTCTTAACCAAGATTCTATGTATAAAATTCCAACGTTTATGTTTTTCCTAATTCCGTCTTCGGTAATTGTTCCTTTTGGCATTTCAACCAAATCTTTTTCTGAAACTTTTACATCACTTCTTTTAATATGAATTTGATTTTTAGTTGGCATATTTTTATTAAAAACATCCATGGCTACTTTTACCAATCCTGGATGCGCAACCCAAGTTCCATCATGACCGTTTTTTACTTCTTGCTCTTTATCATTAAACACTTTTGCAAAAGCAGCATCGTTTGCTTTTTCATCGTTTTTAATTGGAATTTGAGCTGCCATTCCTCCCATTGCATGCACATTTCTTTTATGACATTTTTGAATAACCAATAAAGAATAAGCTTTCATAAATGGAGAATTCATTGTTACCTGATCTCTATTTGGAACCATAAACCCCTTATGATTTCTAAACTTCTTGATGTATGAAAAAATATAATCCCAACGACCACAATTTAAACCTGCCATGTGATTTCTTAATTCATATATAATTTCGTCTAACTGAAAACTAGCTGTAATTGCTTCTACTAAAACTGTAGCTTTTATTGTTTTTTGCGGAATTGACAAATAGTCTTGTGCAAATACAAAAACATCGTTCCAAAAACGAGCTTCTAAATAATGCTCTAATTTTGGCAAATAAAAGTAGGTTGCAGAACCTTGTTCTTGTAATGTTTTTATATTATGAAAAAAGAACAATCCAAAATCAACTAAAGAACCCGACATCTCTTCACCAGCAATCAATAAATGCTTTTCATTTAAATGCAAACCTCTTGGGCGCACCAATAAAGTTGCAGTTTCTTCATTTAAAGAATATGTTTTATCTTTTTTCTCATTATAATATGAAATGGTTTTATTTATAGCATCACGTAAATTAATTTGCCCTCCTAAATTGTTTTCAATATTTGGAGAATTACTATCCTCAAAATCTGCCATAAATGTTTTTGCACCAGAATTTAATGCGTTAATCACCATTTTTCTATCAACAGGCCCCGTAATTTCCACTCTTCTATCTAATAAATCTTCAGGTAAAGGAGCACAAACCCAATCAGATTCTCTTACCTCTTTTGTTTCCTCTAAAAAAGAAGGGAAATTTCCTGCGTTAAAATATGCCTGCGAAACCTCTCTTTCTTTTAACAACTCCAATCTTCTAGAATTAAATTTGTTATGCAATTCAACCAAAAAAATCTTTGCCTCTAACGTTAAAACACTTTGATACTCTTCCTGAGAAAATCCTACAAATTTTATCTCTTTTAATGCTGTAGCTTGTTCCATATTTATATTTTTTTTGATTTTTATACTGCAATGATATAAAATATTTTTGAACGCCACAAGCGAACGTTCGCTAAATTTAAAAAAAAGATAAAATTTTAATATTCGCTAATAATGATTATCTTTGAAATATGATTATAGAAGACGAGTACATTAGACTGATTTTTGGCTTAAAACTTAAACAAATAAGGACAGATAAGAATTTATCTTTATTCGGTTTATCAAAATTATCGGGCTTATCAAAATCGTATTTAAACGAAATTGAAAAAGGAAAAAAATATCCAAAAACAGATAAAATTATCATTCTTTCTGAAAAACTAGATGTTCCTTATGATAATTTAGTTTCGCTAAAACTAGATAAAAACCTTGCTCCTATTGGAGAAATTTTACAATCTAAAATTTTAAAGGAAATTCCACTAGACTTATTCGGCATAAAAGAGAATAACTTAATTGATATTGTAGCAAATGCTCCTGCAAAAGTAAATGCCTTTATAAGTACAATAATTAAGATTGCTCAAAACTACAACCTAACTAGAGAAAGTTTCTTTTTAGCATCCTTACGCTCTTACCAAGAAGCACACAGTAATTATTTTGAAGATATAGAAAATGATGTAGAAAAATTTGCAGAGTCTTATCATTTAAACCTAAATAAAAGAATAACCTCTATTGATCTAGAAGACATTTTAACAGAAGAATACGGTTACACCATAAATGATAAAGAATTAAGAAAACATGAAAATTTAGGAGAATTAAGAAATATATTTATTCCACAAAAGAAAATACTTTTAATAGACAGCACTATTTCTGAAGCACAAAAAACTTTTATTTATGCAAAGGAATTAGCCTACAACTATTTAAATATTAATGACAGATTATTTACCTTCCCTTGGATAAAATTTGAAAACTTCGATCAAGTTTTAAATAATTTTATAGCTTCCTATTTTGCTGGAGCTTTAATTATTCCAAGAAAATCTTTAACTGAAAAACTAACACAATTCTTCTCTCTAAAAGAATGGAAACCACTTGAACTACATAAAATTATTAAACATTTTAATTGTTCTCACGAAACTTTCTACCAACGATTAACAAACATATTACCAAAGTACTACAATATAAAAAACCTGTTTTTTTTACGTTTTACTCATAAATTAAACTCACCAGAATTTAGATTAAATAAAGAACTACACATAACTCAGCAACAAGCGCCTCACGCTAACAGAAACAATGATCATTATTGTAGAAGATGGATTTCTATAAAAACAATAAAAGACTTAGAAAAATCTTCTAAAGAAAGACCAACATTTGGAGTACAAATATCTTCTTATGTTAATCAGAAAAACGAATACCTAGTTTTATCATCCGCAACAACTGACCCTTTTAAAGAAGACATAAACAGAAGTGTAAGTATCGGAATGTTATTATCTGCAAACCTTAAAAAGAAACTAAATTTCTTTAAAGAAGATACCTTTGAAAAAAAACTGGTAGGTGTTACTTGTGAAACTTGCGCTGTAGAAAATTGTACAGAAAGAACAGCAGAACCTTCAAGATTAGAAAAACAAGAAAAGTATAAAAAAATTGCAATTACAGTAGCCGAAATTATTAGTTCTTACAGTTAAAAAATTTCTTATTTTAGCACTCGCAAACAAAACAACTTTATGGATTTAAACTTCAATAAAAACGAAGATCACAATAAACTTTTAGCATCAGATTTACGACAACGTTTTGCCAAAGTAAAACTTGGTGGAGGTCAAAAACGTATTGACAAACACCATAGTAAAGGTAAAATGACTGCGCGTGAACGTGTTGAGTATTTATTAGATGATGATAAAAAGTCAATAGAAATTGGTGCTTTTGCTGGAGAAGGAATGTACGAAGAACACGGCGGATGTCCTTCTGGTGGTGTTGTTGTGAAAATTGGCTACATTAAAGGAAGACAATGCATTGTTGTAGCAAATGACGCAACTGTAAAAGCTGGAGCCTGGTTTCCGATAACTGGAAAAAAGAATTTGCGTGCTCAAGAAATATCTATTGAAAATAGACTACCAATTATATATTTAGTAG from Polaribacter marinaquae encodes the following:
- the aceB gene encoding malate synthase A, which gives rise to MEQATALKEIKFVGFSQEEYQSVLTLEAKIFLVELHNKFNSRRLELLKEREVSQAYFNAGNFPSFLEETKEVRESDWVCAPLPEDLLDRRVEITGPVDRKMVINALNSGAKTFMADFEDSNSPNIENNLGGQINLRDAINKTISYYNEKKDKTYSLNEETATLLVRPRGLHLNEKHLLIAGEEMSGSLVDFGLFFFHNIKTLQEQGSATYFYLPKLEHYLEARFWNDVFVFAQDYLSIPQKTIKATVLVEAITASFQLDEIIYELRNHMAGLNCGRWDYIFSYIKKFRNHKGFMVPNRDQVTMNSPFMKAYSLLVIQKCHKRNVHAMGGMAAQIPIKNDEKANDAAFAKVFNDKEQEVKNGHDGTWVAHPGLVKVAMDVFNKNMPTKNQIHIKRSDVKVSEKDLVEMPKGTITEDGIRKNINVGILYIESWLRGNGAAALYNLMEDAATAEISRTQVWLWLHNNVKIEDGRTFNMAMYQLLKREEVEKLKKLVGEENFTNGKFKLAIELFDQLVLSKDYKEFLTLSAYTYI
- a CDS encoding helix-turn-helix domain-containing protein, whose product is MIIEDEYIRLIFGLKLKQIRTDKNLSLFGLSKLSGLSKSYLNEIEKGKKYPKTDKIIILSEKLDVPYDNLVSLKLDKNLAPIGEILQSKILKEIPLDLFGIKENNLIDIVANAPAKVNAFISTIIKIAQNYNLTRESFFLASLRSYQEAHSNYFEDIENDVEKFAESYHLNLNKRITSIDLEDILTEEYGYTINDKELRKHENLGELRNIFIPQKKILLIDSTISEAQKTFIYAKELAYNYLNINDRLFTFPWIKFENFDQVLNNFIASYFAGALIIPRKSLTEKLTQFFSLKEWKPLELHKIIKHFNCSHETFYQRLTNILPKYYNIKNLFFLRFTHKLNSPEFRLNKELHITQQQAPHANRNNDHYCRRWISIKTIKDLEKSSKERPTFGVQISSYVNQKNEYLVLSSATTDPFKEDINRSVSIGMLLSANLKKKLNFFKEDTFEKKLVGVTCETCAVENCTERTAEPSRLEKQEKYKKIAITVAEIISSYS